In a genomic window of Amyelois transitella isolate CPQ chromosome 29, ilAmyTran1.1, whole genome shotgun sequence:
- the LOC106129506 gene encoding uncharacterized protein LOC106129506, producing MFKNPLYVYGPKNVDLPGDLNFGGFFLDKVWEHRDQVALINGATDETFTYSVLAQHVMNMAISLSHLGVRKGEIVAICSENRKEYWAATFGSICAGATVTMINPLYTESELRHVLSITKPKYMFCSPAFYKNKSKLLSTHAHVKKIILFGDKTNNALSYYDLTVSVDSNDKEIYFNGLNLSRNVRYDEFQPVDVVGQSDVVFVLYSSGTTGMPKGVMLTHVNLLTACSMPATVDPKVSGLTISPWFHVMGLIGTVIALTKGKTVVFLPKFEVNLYLKCIEKYKIQQLTVVPPVLIAACKSQEPYDLGSVRVIYSGAAPLQDDTIKIVKNKFPNVEAVMQGYGMTEMTLAVIRSTFDQTKVIKSGSIGSVVPGAIVKVVDIDTGKPLGPNQKGELCFKSGQVMKGYVGRSNKEFFDSEGFYRSGDIGYYDEDRQFYIVDRLKELIKYKGYQVAPAEIESLLLQHPSIRDAGVVGLPDPTAGELPLAFVVKQPGSDVTEREIQEFVAEKLSNPKHLRGGVRFVSEIPKNPSGKILRKILKTMIKRTKAKL from the exons atgtttaaaaaccCTCTTTACGTGTACGGGCCAAAGAATGTGGATTTACCGGGAGACCTTAATTTTGGGGGGTTCTTTTTGGACAAGGTTTGGGAACATCGAGATCAAGTGGCTCTG ATCAATGGAGCTACCGATGAGACTTTTACATATTCGGTCTTGGCACAACATGTTATGAATATGGCTATCTCCCTCTCTCATCTAGGAGTTAGAAAGGGAGAGATAGTGGCGATTTGCTCTGAAAACAGAAAGGAATATTGGGCAGCAACCTTTGGGTCAATATGCGCCGGCGCAACTGTAACTATGATCAATCCTTTGTACACtgaaa GCGAACTAAGGCACGTGCTAAGCATAACAAAACCGAAATACATGTTTTGCTCGCCAGCATTCTACAAAAACAAATCCAAATTATTGTCGACTCACGCGCATGTCAAGAAAATTATACTATTCGGCGATAAGACTAATAACGCACTTAGTTACTATGACTTAACAGTATCTGTTGATAGTAACGATAAGGAGATATATTTCAATGGTTTGAATCTTAGCAGGAATGTGAGATATGATGAGTTCCAACCTGTAGATGTGGTCGGGCAGAGTgatgttgtttttgttttgtattcgTCCGGGACGACTGGCATGCCTAAAGGAGTGATGTTGACGCATGTCAATCTGTTAACAGCGTGTTCGAT GCCAGCTACCGTGGACCCCAAAGTGTCTGGTCTGACGATTTCCCCCTGGTTCCACGTGATGGGCCTTATCGGAACAGTTATCGCTCTTACTAAAGGCAAAACTGTGGTGTTCTTGCCAAAGTTTGAGGTCAATTTGTACTTGAAATGCATTGAAAAGTATAAG ATCCAGCAATTAACAGTCGTTCCTCCAGTGTTAATAGCGGCTTGCAAGTCCCAGGAGCCTTACGACTTGGGCTCCGTGCGAGTAATCTACTCTGGGGCGGCTCCTTTACAAGATGACACAATTAAAATCgtcaaaaataa ATTCCCCAACGTCGAGGCTGTGATGCAAGGGTATGGGATGACAGAGATGACTCTAGCAGTCATCAGGAGTACCTTTGATCAGACGAAGGTCATCAAATCTGGCAGCATTGGTTCGGTGGTTCCTGGAGCGATTGTCAAA gtCGTCGACATAGATACGGGAAAACCCTTAGGTCCCAACCAAAAAGGGGAGCTCTGCTTCAAAAGCGGCCAAGTCATGAAAGGTTACGTCGGCAGGAGTAACAAGGAGTTCTTCGACAGCGAGGGATTCTATAGATCTGGTGACATTGGCTATTACGATGAAGACAGGCAGTTTTACATTGTCGATCGTTTGAAGGAGTTGATCAAATATAAGGGGTATCAG GTGGCCCCGGCAGAAATCGAGTCGCTTCTCCTCCAGCACCCTTCAATCCGAGACGCTGGTGTGGTGGGGCTCCCAGACCCCACTGCTGGTGAGCTGCCCCTAGCCTTCGTGGTGAAGCAGCCGGGCAGTGACGTCACTGAGAGGGAGATCCAGGAGTTTGTTGCTGAGAAG CTATCAAATCCTAAGCATCTTCGCGGCGGCGTGCGTTTCGTGTCAGAGATACCGAAGAATCCTTCTGGAAAAATCCTGAGAAAAATCCTGAAAACAATGATTAAGAGAACCAAAGCTAAATTGTGA